The following DNA comes from Brassica oleracea var. oleracea cultivar TO1000 chromosome C5, BOL, whole genome shotgun sequence.
GTTTAACTTCGTCGACCCACGTTTCTCACGAGCAGGTTTTAAAATAGATACTAGTATTACTCATTTCAAACTGAAACACGTCAGTCAACCCACGCTTCTCACGACTATCAAACTGAAATTACACGTTATGGTTAACGATCTAATGATAACACAGATTCAGATTTAGATTTATATATAGCTGATAAGAAAGGAAATATTATCATCCAACAGCCAGCCCCTTCAAAAGAAAAAAAGTTTTAAAACCCAAACAATATTTTGATGACTGACCAGTCAGAACCACTGTTATTGTCTCGTATCTGCGCCGATGATTCCGACGTCAACGACAGAACCAGTTCAGAAGAGTTGACTTTCGACAGCATTGTCGAACAGAGTCTATCAGATTTTGGGTTCTGGCAACTCTTCCAGGTAGTCCTCGTTGGACTCGCTTTGTTCTTCGATGCATTTCCGATATTCATCACCGTTTACACAGACGCATACCCCACGTGGCACTGTGTTAACCACACGATCTGCGACCACTCCACTTCCGACATCTGCAAGCTCCCAAGATCAGCATGGGAATGGGACGGTGGCTCCAAGGACAAAACCGTCATTTCAGAATTTGGACTCGAGTGCTCGACCTCTTTACTCAGAGGTATGCCTAGTTCTGCTTTCTACATCGGTGCCATCGTTGGTGGATTCTTTCTAGCTTTAATCCCAGATGGTTCCTTGGGCCGCAAGAAACTAGTTTTGTTCTCAACCTTTGCAATGTCAGTCACTTCAATTTTTGTTGTTTTCTCAACCAACGTATGGATTTACACAACCCTAAAGTTTGCCATCGGATTCACGAGATCACAGACTTGGTCATATGCGCTGGTTCTCATCAGTGAGCGAGTCCCCACCAAATGGAGACCAAGAGTTACCATGATTCCATTTACCCTTTTCGTTTTAGGGTTTATGTCATTGTCTGGAGTGGCTTACCTTGCTCGACACTCTTCATGGAGATATCTCTATCTCTACACAGCCGTTCCAGCAGCATTCTATTGTATCTTCCTCTACCTCTTCGCACTCGAATCACCACGGTGGCTTCACTTGCAAGGAAACAACGAAGAAGCCATTGTTGTTCTCAAAAGCCTGTCATCGAAGAACAAAGCCTACTTGGAATCACTAGTTTCTAAGTTACCCCTGGAGCAAGAAGCCGTTGAAGCACTGCCAAGGTACTCGATTAAGGACTTCTTCTTCCGAAAGTGGGCTTTTCGGAGGATATTAGTTGTTATGGTCATATTGTTTGGAATGGGAATGTCATACTACGGAGTTCCATTAGCAGCTAGAGACATAGACGTCAACATATACTTGAGTGAAACCCTAAACGCAGTGGTGGAGTTGCCTACTTTCATTATCACTCCGTTCATATTGGAGAGGGTCAACAGAAGAAGCTCTGTTCTAGTGAACACCTTACTAGGTGGAGCCTCAGGGGTGCTTTGTTTCGTTCTCAGCGTTTTCGGAAAAACCGGGATCGCGTTTGCGTTTGAACTTGGGACATTTTTTTGTGCAAGGACCGGATTTAACCTAATGGCGGTTTATATGGTTGAAATGTTTCCGACTTGTGTCAGAAGTTCAGCAACAATGATGTTTAGACAAGCTCTTGTTGTTGGAGGAGCTTGTTGTCCGCTCATTGCTTCCATTGGGAGAGATCTACCATCAGTATCCTTTGCCATTTTCGGAGTTGCCATGTCTGGTTTGGGGTTGTTCGTTTTGATTCTTCCCGAGACAAAAGGTTCAAGTCTCTGTGACACAATGGAAGAACAAGAAAAAAGAGATCAAACCATAAACACTAGCAACTGTTGCTGAGTGTAAGAGTTTGTGATATGTTTTCAAATCGTTATGTGTGTCTTATGTGATATAAGAAACTGGTAAAAATAAGTTGGAAGTATTGTGCGTAAAAAAACTAAAGAATATTTTGCTATTCATCCACAAAGATTTCAAATGAGTGTCTATGTCTTTGAACTACTAATACAGAAGCATTTACATCCATATTTGATGAAGCCAAGAAATCTCCGATCGTTCCTAGTTCCGGACACTCTTCCCAATCGTTCATTCCTGACGTCATTAGGCAACCACCTCTGTTTTTCCCCACCACAAACAGTGAATACATCTCTCCTATCTCTCTCAGAATCGTCAGTGTTTGCTCTCCGTTGCTTACTCGCTTCTCTATGAATCCAACTTGCCCCGTCGTTACAAATCTGCCAAAAATAAACCAAAACCAGTCCGGTCAATGAAAAAAATGCCAATGTTTCAGGTCTAGAAATTATCCACAACCCTAGTACTAAGATCTGAAATTTATGAGGGAGATAAACATTTTTAGGTTAATTGTAACAAAAAATATTTATAATTTTTGGGCCATGCAGCAAATACATAATATTTCCTTAAAATTTGGATTGTAAGATTAAGTAGATTTTGATTCGCGCAACCGCGCGGATGTTTGTTTTCACTTTTTTTTTTTTTTTTTTTTTTTTGGGAGTGAAAGTGACAAGGGTGTCATTCACTCTTCGAGTGTTCGATCTTCGGACTTGTGCCTAAGAGTAGTATCGTCGTAGGTGCATCGAGTTCCACGCTCTGGGGACGGGCTCGCCGGTCGACGTCTCGAGTCGGTAAACTCCTGGTTTGACGACTTGA
Coding sequences within:
- the LOC106344167 gene encoding organic cation/carnitine transporter 6-like, with product MTDQSEPLLLSRICADDSDVNDRTSSEELTFDSIVEQSLSDFGFWQLFQVVLVGLALFFDAFPIFITVYTDAYPTWHCVNHTICDHSTSDICKLPRSAWEWDGGSKDKTVISEFGLECSTSLLRGMPSSAFYIGAIVGGFFLALIPDGSLGRKKLVLFSTFAMSVTSIFVVFSTNVWIYTTLKFAIGFTRSQTWSYALVLISERVPTKWRPRVTMIPFTLFVLGFMSLSGVAYLARHSSWRYLYLYTAVPAAFYCIFLYLFALESPRWLHLQGNNEEAIVVLKSLSSKNKAYLESLVSKLPLEQEAVEALPRYSIKDFFFRKWAFRRILVVMVILFGMGMSYYGVPLAARDIDVNIYLSETLNAVVELPTFIITPFILERVNRRSSVLVNTLLGGASGVLCFVLSVFGKTGIAFAFELGTFFCARTGFNLMAVYMVEMFPTCVRSSATMMFRQALVVGGACCPLIASIGRDLPSVSFAIFGVAMSGLGLFVLILPETKGSSLCDTMEEQEKRDQTINTSNCC